AACAAATTTATTATGTCCTTATTTTCAGACAACATCAGAGCGTTAAGGGTTAAGCATAAAATATCACAGGAGAAATTAGCTGAAAACCTTAGCATTACCAGAGGAAGATACGTGAAATACGAAGATGGAACTTCGGAAGCACCGTATGATATTCTAAAGAAGATTGCGCTATATTTTCATATGAGTATTGACTTGATATTATCGGTCGATATTCGTAAGATTGATGTGCAAAATTTGATAAAACTAGAAGGCAACCGACTTATTTTACCCATTCAAGTGGATAGTTTTGGAGAGAATTTTATTGAAATTGTATCTCAAAAAGCAAAAGCAGGTTACCTCAATGGATATGCTGATCCAGAATATATCGAAAGTTTACAGCAAATTACACTTCCGTTTTTAGGTCCTGGAAAACACCGCGGATTTCCTGTTGAAGGGGATTCGATGCCACCGCACGAAGATGGTTCTATTATTATTGGTCGTTATGTGGAAAAGCTCGGAGATGTAATGGATGGTAAAACCTATATTTTGATTACTAAGAATGAAGGAATGGTGTATAAGCGTCTCAATAAAAACAAAAAGAACTCCTTGGTTTTAGAATCCGACAACAGCTTTTATCCGAATTATGAAGTGAAAGCTTCTGATATTTTGGAGATTTGGGAATACGAATGTAATATTGGCCGTTCGGATAAAAAACAAGAAATGACGGAAACTGGAGCAATGAAAGATTTGCTTTTAGAATTGAAAAGAGAAGTTCGAGAGATTAAGAATAATACTTCGAATGCTTAATTTTTTTTCCGCCACGAATTCACGAATTTTGATTTAAAATAAAATGAATATCCAAAAAGCCAAAATCGAAGATCATATCCGTTTAACGGAAATCACCAAAAAGTCAAAAGCCTATTGGGGATATTCGGATGAGCAAATGGAGAAATGGAGCAATAATCTTACGATCACGATAGAGTATATAGAAACAAATTCTGTTTTTAATTTGGTTGATGAAAATCAGATTATTGGCTATTATTCTTATTTTAGATTAGAAAACAATCAGGTAA
The Flavobacterium humidisoli DNA segment above includes these coding regions:
- a CDS encoding XRE family transcriptional regulator: MSLFSDNIRALRVKHKISQEKLAENLSITRGRYVKYEDGTSEAPYDILKKIALYFHMSIDLILSVDIRKIDVQNLIKLEGNRLILPIQVDSFGENFIEIVSQKAKAGYLNGYADPEYIESLQQITLPFLGPGKHRGFPVEGDSMPPHEDGSIIIGRYVEKLGDVMDGKTYILITKNEGMVYKRLNKNKKNSLVLESDNSFYPNYEVKASDILEIWEYECNIGRSDKKQEMTETGAMKDLLLELKREVREIKNNTSNA